The nucleotide window CTTGtttctttccattttcCTCACTCCCCACAAGTGTATATCGCACATTTTCACAGCGTTATTTTGATTTTTTCAAAGAAGTACCGCGCTGACGATGGGCCCTGATCGGGCCGGGTCTTTATAGCTTGACCTAAAAGTCGAGAACGACCCGGTACGACTGTTTGGGCTCATCAAAAGCGTGGTTGAGAGTTACGAAGGGTGGCAAAAGAAGTTGGCTCCCAGAATCGTGCTTGGTATCTGGCATGTAAGTACTTGCATCTGGTGCGAGTTCGAACACCGAAGCTGACCATTTACATATAGCCCAAGTTTATTGTTCCCGCTACTACCATACTCCCTTATTTGCCTCGGTACGCCATCTCGATGGACATCTCTCAGTGTCGCAAGTACTTTTTCAACATCTGTCATGGTTTTTCCATCAGATATGAAGCTCTTGCTACGTCTGAAGGTGCTAGGTTTAGGCAGGAGTGTAAAGCTGCGGGTAAGAAGATCTGTTCTTGGACTGTCAACGACccggaggagatgaggcAGTGCGCGAGGTGGGGTATTGCCAGTGTCATTTCAGACAAACCTGATCTATGGAGGAAAATCAGACTTGATGTAGGTCTTGGATCAAGCGGATTATGTTATCTGGAAATTGCTGACGACTTTCGTAGATTGAGACCGACAGGGCCAAGGCTCTTAAGCCTACTCTTCAATCTTATAtctcacccttcttccagaaAAAGAACTGGTGGTTTGATTACGTGAGTTCTCCTATGTGCGTTTCTCAATGTATGTCAGCTAATTTCCATACTCAAGCAACGCCTCGCCAAGGAAGAAACGGAATATCTTGAGCGGGAGGCTGGCACTTTCGACATTCCCGTTCCTCACGTGGAAATGCACATTGCAACACCAGGGTACTGAATAATTGAAGTTGAAAAAAGGGTGAAGTTGTACGAATAGGAGCAAACACGACAATTCAATTGTCGAGGACTTTTTCACATTTCATGTCTTTTTCCTTATTTACCTGCCTTTCTTATCCTAGCATTCTTATTAGCATAGTTTATcgttttctcttttcatTTCTTAATAATAATTTAgcatccaccaccaccaccaccaccaccaccaccaccaccaccaccaccgccaccatCACTGTTCTTTCTTGTTCCTAATCGATAATAcgctccatcctcttccattgTACGGTAGTCGATGGGCATTTAGGCATTTTCATGTGATATTCATTTTGCACTTTTCAACCGCATGCCAAATAAACAAGAGCAAATAACCAAAGGCAAAAGTGAACAGGTTCGCATCTGTGTGGAATAATAAATTCGCCACCCAAGTTTTGCGACgggggatgatgatcttTGACGATACGGGGAGCCAGTTTTGTGGCAAGTCATGTTAGCCATAACCTTGCGGGGGTAGCGGCTGTATGAAACAAAAAGGAAGACGGAAGAAAGTAGAACGATATTAAGACATGAAATATGTTTTCATTAGAATAGGAGGCGATACATAGGGAAAAGGAGTGTCGCTACTGCTGGATACTGGACGTATGTTACGTACGTTTGCGGAACCTGCCAAAATAATAAAATAAAGGGCGCACACAGGAATCTAGTAAGGTACGATGAGCGAGGAGTACGTGGGGTATGAGTACTTATATCTCTTGGCATCAGATAAAACGAACCAGCGTCAACAAACCATGATGTATAAATTATGAACCAGCTGTGGATCTATGATGTCTAGTCCCCATCTGTCCTTTTGAGCATGAAGGATACCATAGCACATGGGAAGCCAATCGTCTAAACCATCATACGAGTAAGTAGTGTCGCTGAGATGGCTGGAGATCCCCGCTGCAGATTCGAGGATTATTGACGCGTCGCACACCAGACCTGCATCGCTAGACTCCAGAGCTCCAACGCCTGTCCAGACGCCACAGCCCATAtcattgaagaagaggaagaagaccaaACCTCACAACTGCAGCAAAGAGCTCAACATTCTCGCTGCGTATCGGCCCTCATCCTATTCGCCACCCGAAAGCACGTTGACGAAACCAATGGGCTGGGAGAACACTAAGCTACTACCCAGTGAGAGGCTGAGAAGACAGTTagaggaaatggaagggGAAATTATGGCCAAGCGGAGAATGAAAGAGTACCAAGCCAGGATCGGCCTTAGCAATGGGAGGCAGAAGGCAGTgcgacaagaaggaagggccaagaagagagatgataATGAGCCTTCTGGATATGACGTTGCGATTACTAGTGAGTCGTCCTCCTAACAGCGCCAGCACGGAATTAATGTCCAGCTTGTCAGAACGACCTTGACGGACCCACCCATCAGTGGCAATAATTATAGACTATCTGCTTATTGTGACCTATACTCTCCCGTCATGCGATGTGAGACGCCTTTACAGCGTCTGTACACGCATGTTCCTTGCGAATCTTGCGCAATTGATAAACTCTATCTGAGTTATGTCAGACAATCGAGGGTTCAGGTAAGTCTAAGGCTGTAAAGTTGATAGACCTGACACCGCACAGTATTGAGTGATAGTATGCTGAAAAGATGTCATCGCACTTGCATTGCTTTGGAAGGAAATGTGGAAGTGTTTTAGGGGACTTATGCGTAGTATCCGTGCGGAATTTGTTGAAATCAACTAAGGCCCCCGTGGCGCAATCGGTAGCGCGCACGACTCTTAGAGTCTGCTTGAACCGGTTACGGGCCATCATCTCAATCGTGCGGTTGCGGGTTCGAGCCCCGCCGGAGgcttcctttttgcttttttttttttttttttttttttttctactTTACAAAGTAAAGTAGAACATCTGTACGACGGTATGCAGCGCAACACAAGATGAGCTCTATCATATGGGCAGCCAAACAACAGCCATGCATTTTTTTGAGAGAGAAAGATCGTTTGGACATGACATCACAATGAGCCGCGAGAACCCAACGGAAGGTGGAGGCCGAAACCACCACGATGCTCCCCATCTGATGCCAGACTTCAACTGATTTGCCGTTCTCATCTCACTTCATATATTTTCTAAAGTGTGACAGATAAGACAGCATGGATCAAGCAAGTATTCAGTCTCTTTGACGTCTAGTATGATGCGTTCTAATAGTCGCAGAACGCTTTCAGATCTCTCCTTTCGGCCCCTCGTGCAGGCGGATCAAGTTCATCTCGAGGGGTGCTTGGTGCACCTCCTCCCAAACGTGGATGGGGTCTGAAGGCCAAAGAAGGGTCAGTAATCTCTCTGAATATACCAAAAACTGCATCTACTGACTAGGTCTCTAGGtatgagaagaaagaagagccgccgaaagaaaaggaaaaccGGCTTGCTTTCGCTCCTCGGCAGCAGATGAAAAAGGACAGCAAATACAAAGATAGAGCAGACCTACGTAGAAAAGGTGCTGACGATGAATTCAAATCGGTATGCACCTATAGATACGGCTTATCAGATGAGTTGCTAACTAAGATCAATAGGTGGAAAAGCTGCTTGAAGACTTTGAAGCTCGTAAGGCCAACGCCACCGCGGAAGAGCTGGATGCCATTGAAAAGCAAAGAGCCTACCTTGGTGGTGACGCTGAGCACTCAGTACTGGTAAAGGGCTTGGACTATGCTTTACTCGCGGCCAGGAAAGCGGAGTTggcgagagaagaagctgaggatgtggacgaggagcttgaggaacttggaagaggactgaaaggcaaaaagaaTGCAGGGGTGGAAAAGGACATTgctgaggaagaaaaggccaaGCAGGAGGCTCTCGGAAGAGGGGTAAGTTCGACGAATAGCTCATTAACATCGCTAGTCTGACGGCTATGTAGTTCAAATCCATCGCCCAAAAGAAGGCTGAAGCAAAAGCTGCTGTAGgcgggaagaagaagaagaaaaagaaggccAAAGTCGAAAGCATCGATGCCTCTGCTCCTGCTGCATCTCAGGCCACTGACATGCCGAAGGATACAGAAACAACAAAACCTGTCGAAGAAACTCAAACAGTGACTAAACTagctcctcctcttcccgaatcagatgaggatgagaacaTCTTCGGTGATGTTGGGGAATATGATCTTAGGGCAGCTGCTGGGCCCGAGTCCGAttcagatgatgaggatgaaataATGAGCGTTGACACCAAAGAACGCCACAGCGAAGGGATGGTTTCGAGAGGAAGGAGTCGCAGTCGATCATTTTCTAGAGATAGATCGTACTCTCGGGACCACTCTGTGTCAAGGAACCATGGCTATGGAAAAGGATTAGGACCGAGATCGCCTGGGAGGAGGCATTCGCCTGGAAAAGGGACGAGGTCAAGATCGAGGGAATACAGGTATCTTTCAAGATCAAGGGAATATTCCGGTCGACGGTATTCTCGGTCACCTTCTTACGACCGGTACGACCGTAGACGCTCCCCTTCACCATATCGGCGGCGCTTTCCTTCGCCATACCGCCAACGTCGACGTTCTCCTTACTCTCGTTCTCGTAGTCCCGTCTATAAAGGGGATTACAAGCGTCGCAGAACAGACTACGATAGGTCATCTTCCCCCAGGCGAAGGTATGCTTCTCGATCTCGATCTCCCCCTCACCGTCGATatccaccttctccttccccaaaGAGTCGATCTATCTCCAGATCGCCACCTGCCCCTGCTCGGGAGCGGTCTCGCACGcgctctctctctcccatcctccactATTCTTATCCCGCTCTATCTCCTTCTCGttcaccatctccatcttcagaCGAGGGCCCGGCGGCAGGCACCCGCCTCCAACctctcgcttcttctgctaTCCCATCTCTCAAGACCTTCTTGGCTGCTCAAGATGCCGCGTCTAAAgaggcggagaagaaggcaagaaAGGCCAAATGGCGAGCTCAGCAAGGATTGCCTGCACAGGAGGGTGATGAGGGTGACTTTAACTCTGGTAAGGGCAAGGACATGAATGAGAAGCAAAAAGCAAACAGAGATTACCAGCTCTTGATGAACAAGTTGAATAAAGAGAAAcaaggggagaagagcgGCAACAAAGGGTGAGCTGGACAGATATATATACGGATATCATATGTACAACCTGCATTGATAAATATATATGTATTTCGAACTTGTAAAGCACAAATAGATATATCTTTCCCTTCCGTCCGATTGACTAGCTACTCCTTACCAGCCGAAAtatctctcatccttccatccaccAAAGGGCTTACGATGGCCAGATCCGCTAGATTAGCCTCACCGCCATCGTCTTTAGGAAGTACGATGCCATCATATTGAGGCCTTTCCTGTGTTGGAGGGGTTTGAATTGGCGACCAAGCTCCAGGCATGTGATTACGAGCTTGACGCATAGCTTGGCCGGCCTATGAAGTATCAGCGACCGACTTACCACATGCAGGAGGAATCTACTCACCAGCACGTCTAATCCGCTCATATGTTCATGCTTTGCAACGTGCAAAGCATTCCTAATTGTTCCCCAATCATGCTGTACGACGTGCCTTCTTAGTCTACCCCACGCGGAAGATTCAGAAATCTCGGAGTTCGGCGACAAAGCATTAGGTGGCAAAGAAGCAGATGTGAGATGATTGGGTGAAGTCATGCGGTCCTGAGGTGATTTGAATTGAGCGGCCAGAAGATTCCTCTTCggtgaagacgagagtgatgccgaaggagatgattgagACTGGGACGTGTGTTCCGCACGGGCACGAGATAGCACTTGCGAGGTTCGACGAGAAAGGTGGGAATGggcagcttcttcaagctgctTGTGACGGAAGATATAAGAGGACCCTTTTTATAATGTCAGACCACAGCCACGGTCGATAACTTTAGACTTACCGAGAAGGAAGCTTCTCAATATACTGGACATAATTTGTCCATTCTCATCGTCTACAATAAAATTTCTATTCTTCAATGCTTCGAATCCGTCATATCCTTGAGCCATGTAGTCTCTAGTAATCTGCGACATGTATCAGTGATCGTCCAGGTCTTGTCAAAAAGAAGCTACACTCACAACCTTGTACATCCTCCCGCCTTCCTCATTCTTAACTTCCTCGCCCAACTGCAATTTTTTCTGTTTGACCACCACTGTGGTGCCATCTTCTTGTTCCTTGAAATCTACCATGTCCGCAGGATCTTCCCAgtcatcgtcgtctttCTTCGGTTGCGCAAGCTGGTGTACAGACAAAATTCGCTGTCCAGGGGGCCTGGTGTGGTCCCATTTTACCGCGAGACCAGAGACAATGGGAAAACGGCCTTCCTGAGCCGGCCATTTCGAAAGAGCCGACTCTAAAGCATTCCATATGCCTTTACCGTCAAGCTAGAAAATGTTAACGGCCACCTGATGATCATACATCGCGCGTTGCGTACCTCGATGCAGACAACGGGATCGTCGAAAGGAAGGATTTCTGAATAAGGTCCTTAATATGCAGGCTGACATGGCTTCAGGAAGCTCACCTAAGATATCACCCAAAGAGATCTTTCCAGGCCCATATTGTGAATCGCCTCTCAATGTACCTCCACAGAGAATGGCTGCATCAGCATCTCCTTCATACTCGTCTCCGAgacctccttctttgtctttcGCCTGTACAAT belongs to Cryptococcus neoformans var. grubii H99 chromosome 7, complete sequence and includes:
- a CDS encoding glycerophosphodiesterase, with the protein product MSTIQSTSQIHVSRPDSTLQTPALSPSNSAGPSPALSVLQSPAVSELDLENPFDKIGYQDDEDIMPECWGHRGASASFPENTIASFVEACKTGADGIETDIHVTTDNVLVMFHDPELHRTTDGEGRIDKLPWKGVLEHVRTLEKPHQPIPQFTQVIDLLLQPENSRVKINLDLKVENDPVRLFGLIKSVVESYEGWQKKLAPRIVLGIWHPKFIVPATTILPYLPRYAISMDISQCRKYFFNICHGFSIRYEALATSEGARFRQECKAAGKKICSWTVNDPEEMRQCARWGIASVISDKPDLWRKIRLDIETDRAKALKPTLQSYISPFFQKKNWWFDYQRLAKEETEYLEREAGTFDIPVPHVEMHIATPGY